In Marasmius oreades isolate 03SP1 chromosome 3, whole genome shotgun sequence, a single window of DNA contains:
- a CDS encoding uncharacterized protein (antiSMASH:Cluster_3.6), whose protein sequence is MSAFFLVFSEPGGRVSLDEFQDWYNNEHIPLRLNHLPQFLSGARYQSTDPGDDTWLSIYQVTHPDIFSHPSYTTLRENRSPREADLVKRLALLDRRCYHIVNVASSGVPCGFELGEHTTQALLTYASTTDKPPSIPSSLRTHVLSLFDHSTMKHGATVSTDYPEYHVVHEFANVADATTAASLIDDPQLTQVKTFKLYRAYPCVAQGNLP, encoded by the exons ATGTCTGCCTTTTTCCTGGTGTTTAGCGAGCCTGGCGGTCGAGTGTCGTTGGATGAGTTCCAGGATTGGTACAACAACGAACACATTCCCCTTCGTCTCAACCATCTCCCTCAGTTTCTGTCTGGTGCTCGCTACCAGTCCACTGACCCTGGCGACGACACCTGGCTCTCCATATACCAAGTCACCCATCCCGATATCTTCTCTCATCCGTCTTACACAACCCTCAGAGAGAATCGGAGCCCACGTGAGGCAGATCTCGTCAAACGTCTTGCACTTCTAGACAGGAGATGTTACCACATCGTCAATGTCGCTTCCTCTGGCGTTCCCTGTGGTTTCGAACTGGGAGAGCACACTACTCAGGCTCTCCTCACCTATGCATCTACGACCGATAAGCCACCTTCCATCCCCTCCTCACTCAGGACACACGTCTTGAGCTTATTTGATCACAGCACCATGAAACATGGTGCCACTGTATCCACCGATTATCCGGAGTATCATGTCGTTCATG AGTTCGCCAACGTAGCCGATGCGACCACTGCTGCATCTCTCATCGATGATCCCCAGCTCACCCAAGTCAAAACTTTCAAGTTATACAGAGCTTATCCCTGCGTTGCACAGGGCAATTTACCATAG
- a CDS encoding uncharacterized protein (BUSCO:EOG092644TW) codes for MARQFFVGGNFKMNPATREAKKALIKVLNDADIDPSTEVVIAPPHLYLFAILESIRKDIKVSAQNCYCKDAGAFTGEVSPRQLADAEIPYVILGHSERRTLLHESSEFVAQKTRAALDSGLSVILCIGETLQEREAGETAKVCEAQLKPVVKALKEGDWSKIVVAYEPVWAIGTGKVATPQQAQDTHADIRTFLSTAVSPVVASSTRLIYGGSVSAANCKELSDLPDVDGFLVGGASLKPEFVDIINSKRN; via the exons ATGGCTCGTCAGTTTTTCGTCGGAGGAAATTTCAAAATGAATCCTGCTACAAGAGAGGCGAAGAAGGCTTTGATCAAGGTCCTCAACGACGCTGACATCGATCCATCTACCG AGGTAGTCATTGCTCCGCCTCATCTCTATCTTTTCGCGATTCTCGAAAGCATTCGCAAAGATATTAAAGTTTCCGCACAAAACTGCTATTGCAAGGACGCTGGTGCTTTCACAGGCGAAGTCAG CCCTAGGCAACTCGCTGATGCTGAAATACCCTATGTCATCCTGG GGCACTCGGAACGTAGGACACTTTTACACGAGTCCTCAGAGTTTGTAGCCCAGAAAACTCGTGCTGCGCTTGACTCAGGTCTCAGTGTCATTCTTTGCATTGGTGAAACGCTCCAAGAACGCGAAGCAGGGGAAACTGCCAAAGTTTGTGAGGCTCAGCTCAAACCAGTAGTTAAGGCGCTAAAGGAGGGTGATTGGAG TAAAATTGTCGTGGCCTACGAGCCTGTATGGGCAATCGGAACAGGAAAAGTTGCCACTCCACAGCAAGCACAAGACACTCACGCCGATATACGAACGTTCCTTTCTACAGCTGTATCCCCTGTGGTTGCATCTTCCACCAGATTAATCTATGGCGGCAGTGTCTCCGCTGCTAATTGCAAAGAGCTAT CCGATCTTCCTGATGTAGACGGATTCCTCGTTGGAGGAGCCTCCCTCAAGCCGGAGTTTGTCGACATCATCAACTCAAAGAGAAACTAG
- the LPD1 gene encoding dihydrolipoamide dehydrogenase precursor yields MLQLHRTAQRSVSRLRQSRFPTSVSSSRASQFPTFSQFQRGYASTSNEPYDVVVIGGGPGGYVAAIKAAQLGLRTACVEKRGSLGGTCLNVGCIPSKAMLNNSHLYHQAQHDFKRRGIDVSEVSLNLPTMLSAKDASVTGLTKGVEFLFKQNGVTYVKGTASFQSPTEISVVLNEDNSTTTLTAKNTIIATGSEVTPFPGGAVPAIDEKVVVSSTGALSLERVPEKMVVIGGGVIGLELGSVWSRLGAEVTVVEFLGSIGGAGIDEEVAKQFQRLLQKQGLKFKLNTKVVAGQRVQSANGDGVVVKVEAAKGGKEEEIDADVVLVAIGRRPYTEGLNLEAIGVEVDPKGRIIIDDQFNTSVKGIKCIGDVTFGPMLAHKAEEEGIAAIEYIKTGHGHVNYNAIPSVVYTHPEVSWVGKTEQELKKDGVQYNVGKFSFTANSRAKTNLDTDGFVKILAEKETDRILGVHIIGPNAGEMIAEGVLAMEYGASAEDVARTTHAHPTLSEAFKEACMAAFSKPIHQ; encoded by the exons ATGTTGCAGCTTCACAGAACAGCCCAACGG AGTGTTTCTCGTCTCCGTCAATCCAGATTCCCTACTTCCGTTTCAAGCTCGAGGGCATCTCAGTTTCCTACATTCTCTCAGTTTCAACGTGGTTATGCATCCACTTCAAATGAGCCCTACGACGTGGTAGTTATAGGGGGGGGACCCGGTGGATACGTGGCAGCCATTAAGGCAGCACAACTCGGTCTCCGAACCGCTTGCGTCGAAAAGCGGGGATCGCTCGGAGGGACTTGCTTGAATGTGGGATGCATCCCATCAAAGGCCATGTTGAACAACTCCCACCTATACCACCAAGCTCAACATGACTTCAAGAGGAGAGGGATTGATG TTTCCGAAGTCTCCCTCAATCTCCCGACTATGCTTTCCGCCAAGGACGCATCAGTCACCGGCCTCACCAAAGGGGTCGAATTCCTCTTCAAACAAAACGGGGTCACATATGTCAAGGGCACTGCTTCCTTCCAATCACCTACCGAGATCTCTGTTGTCCTCAACGAGGATAACTCAACGACTACACTTACTGCTAAAAACACCATCATTGCCACTGGTTCTGAGGTCACACCTTTCCCAGGTGGTGCTGTCCCAGCTATTGATGAAAAGGTTGTAGTTTCTTCCACCGGTGCTCTCTCTTTGGAGAGAGTTCCGGAAAAAATGGTTGTTATCGGCGGAGGCGTTATTGGATTGGAGTTGGGATCGGTATGGAGTCGATTGGGGGCAGAGGTTACGGTTGTAGAGTTCCTCGGAAGTATCGGTGGCGCGGGTATCGACGAGGAGGTAGCGAAGCAATTCCAGAGGTTATTGCAGAAGCAGGGCTtgaagttcaagttgaaCACCAAAGTAGTCGCTGGTCAGAGAGTGCAGAGCGCTAATGGGGATGGTGTTGTGGTCAAGGTCGAAGCCGCTAAGGGTggcaaagaggaagag ATTGACGCCGATGTTGTTCTCGTTGCTATCGGCCGACGACCATACACTGAAGGCCTCAATCTAGAAGCTATTGGCGTCGAGGTCGACCCCAAGGGCCGCATCATCATTGACGATCAATTCAACACCAGCGTTAAAGGCATCAAGTGCATCGGAGATGTTACCTTCGGCCCCATGTTGGCGCACAAAGCGGAAGAAGAGG GTATCGCCGCTATTGAATATATCAAGACTGGCCACGGTCACGTCAACTACAACGCTATCCCTTCGGTCGTTTACACACATCCAGAGGTCTCATGGGTAGGGAAGACTGAACAAGAACTCAAGAAGGACGGTGTCCAGTACAAT GTTGGCAAATTCAGCTTCACAGCCAACTCTCGTGCCAAAACCAATCTTGACACGGATGGCTTTGTGAAAATCCTTGCCGAGAAGGAGACTGATCGTATTCTCGGTGTCCATATCATCGGTCCCAACGCTGGCGAGATGATTGCTGAAGGAGTATTGGCTATGGAGTACGGTGCTAGCGCCGAAGATGTGGCGAGGACAACTCATGCTCAT CCCACGTTAAGCGAAGCCTTCAAAGAGGCATGTATGGCCGCCTTCTCCAAGCCCATACACCAGTAG